A stretch of Myroides oncorhynchi DNA encodes these proteins:
- a CDS encoding efflux transporter outer membrane subunit, giving the protein MNKKRIIKSTLYVSVVSVALALHSCAPQSKYKAPKLDLPEQYRGQLDSINNTRDSVGIADIDWKSFFEDEKLIELVDRGLIHNFDMQNALKNIEIADQKARQAKLEWLPDIDLTAGSVGYQYKSSNYYGSASGKYYENKGKDAPKNMYVNSAQYISSLSVSWEIDIWGKMKSISAEALAAYLQTHEAKKAIQTALIANIAEGYYNLLLLDAQMEVAQSNYELTKNTLKIVQLQRDAGQTTSLAIQQTRNQMLVAKALIPSLKQQIAIQENALSLLTGQLPDAIERDTKLADVKYEETLTTGVPLYLVSQRPDVQQAELELKAKNARVGVAQTSRYPSLTIDLTGGLNSMLGSNWFNIPGSLFGGIIGELTAPIFNKRELKTNFEVAKLERLKAEIDLQKSIYAAITEVSDALITLETVKEQIEIAEEQVATSRLGVKQSNLLFNSGYANYIEIINAQKNMLDTELNLNKLKQNKLISRVKLYKALGGGWK; this is encoded by the coding sequence ATGAACAAAAAGAGAATTATAAAAAGTACTTTGTATGTATCGGTGGTTTCAGTAGCCTTAGCGTTACACTCATGTGCGCCTCAATCAAAATACAAAGCGCCTAAACTAGACTTACCAGAACAATATAGAGGTCAACTAGACTCTATTAATAATACTAGAGACTCAGTCGGTATTGCTGATATAGATTGGAAATCGTTCTTTGAAGATGAGAAACTAATCGAATTAGTTGATAGAGGGCTTATACATAACTTTGATATGCAAAATGCCTTGAAAAATATAGAAATAGCAGATCAAAAAGCAAGACAGGCTAAACTAGAATGGTTACCTGATATTGATTTAACGGCAGGTAGTGTAGGCTATCAGTATAAATCATCTAATTACTATGGTTCTGCATCTGGAAAGTATTATGAAAATAAAGGGAAAGATGCTCCTAAAAACATGTATGTAAACTCTGCTCAATATATCTCCTCTTTATCTGTAAGTTGGGAAATAGATATATGGGGAAAAATGAAGAGCATCAGTGCTGAAGCATTAGCTGCATATCTACAAACTCATGAAGCTAAAAAAGCAATTCAAACAGCCCTAATAGCTAATATCGCTGAAGGGTACTATAATCTATTGTTACTAGATGCTCAGATGGAGGTAGCTCAGTCTAACTATGAGTTAACTAAAAACACATTGAAAATAGTACAATTACAAAGAGATGCTGGTCAAACTACTTCTCTAGCTATACAGCAGACTCGTAACCAAATGTTAGTCGCTAAAGCATTAATCCCTTCGTTAAAACAACAAATAGCGATTCAAGAAAATGCACTATCACTACTGACAGGTCAGTTACCTGATGCTATAGAACGTGATACTAAATTAGCTGATGTAAAATATGAAGAGACATTAACAACAGGTGTTCCATTATATTTAGTTAGCCAAAGACCTGATGTACAACAAGCAGAATTAGAACTTAAAGCAAAGAATGCTAGAGTTGGTGTAGCACAGACTAGCAGATATCCTTCTTTAACCATAGACTTAACAGGTGGTCTAAATAGTATGTTAGGTAGTAACTGGTTTAATATACCAGGATCTTTATTTGGTGGGATTATAGGAGAATTAACTGCTCCTATTTTTAACAAAAGAGAGTTAAAAACAAACTTTGAAGTAGCTAAATTAGAAAGACTTAAAGCTGAAATAGATTTACAAAAATCAATCTATGCTGCTATTACAGAAGTATCTGATGCATTAATTACTTTAGAAACAGTAAAAGAACAAATAGAAATAGCTGAAGAACAAGTAGCTACTTCTAGATTAGGAGTTAAGCAATCTAACTTACTATTTAATAGTGGATATGCTAACTATATAGAAATTATCAATGCACAAAAGAATATGCTAGATACTGAACTTAATCTAAACAAATTAAAACAGAATAAACTAATCTCAAGAGTGAAGCTATACAAAGCTCTTGGAGGAGGTTGGAAATAA